The following are from one region of the Williamwhitmania taraxaci genome:
- a CDS encoding c-type cytochrome, which produces MQLHKHSTRLLLLIAIMALGSLALYAQAKKEVPATDKKRTAPFLFTPESVAAGNKIYQANCNSCHGDPGKNNYAKLNPIPGDPASENYQKNSDGEMFYILTHGKGVLMPVFANTLSEDQRWQVISYVRTFNKTYKQPPIASGSKASLSGNMAMILSYNLANKEVVANITDSTGGKKKPVANVTVKLFVKRTFGNLPVTESITDGEGQARFSFPTDIPGDTAGNLTIVALAGSNGMELSITKVEKIGMPIVVRKQLDERAFWNINSMAPIWLIFVYVGGVLGIIITLGYILHLLKKIREINIKKQV; this is translated from the coding sequence ATGCAACTACATAAACATTCTACCCGTCTTCTTCTGCTAATAGCTATAATGGCTTTGGGTTCCCTTGCGCTTTATGCTCAAGCCAAAAAGGAAGTTCCTGCAACGGATAAAAAACGAACAGCTCCATTTCTATTTACTCCAGAATCGGTGGCCGCAGGTAATAAAATTTATCAGGCCAACTGCAATTCGTGCCATGGCGATCCGGGGAAGAATAACTATGCTAAACTTAACCCCATACCGGGCGATCCTGCTTCGGAAAATTACCAGAAGAACTCCGATGGGGAGATGTTTTACATTCTTACCCATGGCAAGGGTGTCCTCATGCCTGTTTTTGCAAACACTCTCTCCGAAGATCAGCGGTGGCAAGTAATCTCTTACGTTCGAACCTTCAACAAAACCTACAAACAGCCTCCAATTGCTTCGGGATCGAAAGCGTCGCTTTCGGGAAATATGGCAATGATATTATCCTACAATCTAGCAAATAAAGAGGTAGTTGCCAACATAACCGATAGTACTGGCGGGAAGAAGAAACCTGTTGCCAATGTAACCGTGAAATTATTCGTGAAGCGCACCTTTGGAAATCTTCCAGTGACGGAATCGATAACCGATGGAGAGGGTCAAGCGAGGTTTAGCTTTCCTACGGATATTCCTGGAGATACTGCTGGAAACTTAACGATAGTGGCTTTAGCAGGAAGCAACGGAATGGAGTTGTCAATCACAAAAGTTGAAAAAATTGGCATGCCAATAGTAGTAAGAAAACAACTGGACGAGCGTGCATTTTGGAATATAAATAGCATGGCCCCCATCTGGCTTATATTTGTTTATGTTGGCGGAGTATTGGGAATTATCATTACTCTTGGCTACATTTTACACTTGTTAAAGAAGATTCGAGAAATAAACATAAAAAAACAGGTATAG
- the nrfD gene encoding NrfD/PsrC family molybdoenzyme membrane anchor subunit, translating to MAEHSENSNTIPEKLGNDLFRSVNFSLKFNLWMGFLTVMLMVCLYAYYTQLVTGLGVAGIRDYVSWGMYISNFVFFVACSLVGMLVSAVVGFSGHKWVTPISRIAEMIAVGFAAVAGLVIVSDMGRPDRLPYVFLHGRIQSPILWDVTVVTFYFMISLLLLYITLIPDLAYGKRFLTGRPKLLQKAYELLSLGWGGTAQEIKLLKRATRAMLILIIPVALSIHTVTSWLFAVTPRAGWDSTIFGPYFVTGAFVSGLGCLIIAMYFFRKNYKLEEYITNMHFDKVAKLLVLVSLVYLYFNVNEFLVPGYKMKKFDSHHLHELFVGRYAIMFWACQIGGLILPILLLLLKPFRKPLPMLFIGIAVVIASWFKRYIIVVPGQEGPYLPIQHVPENFHFYTPTITETLISIAPLIMVIMIVTILAKLFPVIPVWETAVHEGFVQEPEEVESTVKEKE from the coding sequence ATGGCAGAACATTCAGAAAACTCCAATACCATACCCGAGAAGTTGGGCAACGATCTCTTTCGATCGGTAAACTTTTCCTTGAAGTTCAACCTTTGGATGGGTTTCTTAACCGTCATGCTCATGGTTTGCCTTTATGCTTACTACACCCAGCTGGTTACCGGTTTGGGCGTTGCCGGTATTCGCGACTATGTTTCGTGGGGTATGTATATTTCCAACTTCGTGTTTTTTGTGGCCTGCAGCTTAGTGGGAATGCTGGTGAGCGCAGTGGTTGGTTTTTCGGGGCATAAATGGGTAACGCCAATTTCGCGGATTGCTGAGATGATTGCAGTAGGATTTGCTGCTGTGGCCGGTTTGGTAATTGTTTCGGATATGGGTCGTCCCGATAGGCTTCCCTATGTTTTTCTACATGGAAGAATCCAATCACCAATTCTATGGGATGTTACTGTGGTAACCTTTTACTTCATGATAAGCTTACTACTACTCTATATTACACTAATTCCCGATCTTGCTTACGGAAAACGCTTCCTGACTGGAAGACCAAAACTACTCCAGAAAGCATACGAATTGCTATCGCTAGGATGGGGTGGAACGGCACAGGAGATTAAGCTGCTGAAGCGTGCAACCCGCGCAATGCTAATCCTTATCATTCCGGTAGCCTTATCGATTCACACTGTCACGTCATGGCTTTTTGCGGTTACGCCCCGAGCCGGTTGGGACTCCACCATCTTTGGGCCCTACTTTGTTACAGGAGCCTTTGTTTCGGGCTTGGGCTGCTTAATAATTGCGATGTATTTCTTTCGAAAAAATTACAAGTTGGAAGAGTATATCACCAATATGCACTTTGATAAGGTAGCTAAGTTACTTGTGTTGGTATCGCTGGTTTACCTATACTTTAACGTGAATGAGTTTCTGGTTCCCGGCTATAAAATGAAGAAATTTGATTCCCACCATCTTCATGAATTGTTTGTAGGCCGATATGCCATCATGTTTTGGGCATGCCAAATTGGTGGACTAATATTGCCCATTTTACTCTTACTCCTTAAGCCGTTTCGGAAACCGCTACCCATGCTTTTTATAGGAATTGCCGTTGTGATTGCGTCGTGGTTTAAGCGCTATATAATTGTTGTTCCAGGTCAAGAAGGTCCTTACCTTCCCATTCAACATGTACCCGAGAACTTTCACTTCTATACACCTACAATCACTGAAACGTTAATCTCTATTGCTCCTCTTATAATGGTAATCATGATTGTGACGATACTCGCAAAACTGTTTCCGGTAATTCCTGTGTGGGAAACCGCCGTGCATGAGGGATTCGTCCAAGAACCAGAAGAGGTGGAATCAACCGTTAAAGAGAAAGAGTAG
- a CDS encoding 4Fe-4S dicluster domain-containing protein: MVDESEKNKKESRREFLKNAGLFGLGSIAVGGSLLAALKFEEKKEGQHVKLLTADGKLVEVDSLKIRDPRKELFEDQQGRGREGIPGKSWVMVLDLSKCRNARNCVRSCQTAHHLRPEQYHLNTLQMQDTESTKPYHMPKQCQHCDNPPCVSVCPVNATFKRNDGIVLIDNERCIGCRFCIAACPYSARSFNWFEPKDADKDVDLVYDIELNVPQKKGTITKCLFSADKLRKGELPYCVTACPNGVYYFGDFNEDAVTNGTTKQTVRLSQLLSDNGAYQLMPELGTKPRIYYLPPKNRLFPFVKPDDNHEEKHS; this comes from the coding sequence ATGGTAGACGAATCAGAAAAGAATAAAAAGGAATCTAGACGAGAGTTTCTTAAAAACGCCGGATTGTTTGGGCTTGGCAGTATTGCCGTGGGTGGATCGCTGTTGGCCGCACTCAAGTTTGAGGAAAAAAAAGAGGGACAGCATGTTAAGTTGCTCACTGCCGATGGAAAGTTGGTAGAGGTGGATTCGTTGAAAATTCGCGACCCACGCAAAGAGCTGTTCGAGGATCAACAGGGTCGTGGTCGTGAGGGAATTCCCGGAAAGAGTTGGGTGATGGTTTTGGACTTGTCGAAATGTCGAAACGCAAGGAATTGTGTGAGATCTTGTCAAACAGCACACCATTTGCGTCCGGAGCAGTATCACCTAAATACGCTTCAGATGCAAGATACGGAAAGCACAAAACCGTATCATATGCCAAAGCAGTGTCAGCACTGCGATAACCCTCCCTGTGTTTCGGTGTGCCCGGTAAATGCAACCTTCAAGCGAAACGACGGAATAGTGCTCATTGACAACGAGCGGTGCATCGGCTGCCGGTTTTGTATTGCGGCTTGCCCGTACTCTGCCCGCAGCTTCAACTGGTTTGAACCAAAGGATGCCGATAAGGATGTGGACTTGGTTTACGATATCGAACTCAACGTTCCACAAAAGAAGGGAACCATTACCAAGTGTCTTTTCAGTGCTGATAAATTGCGAAAGGGTGAACTTCCTTACTGTGTTACTGCATGCCCCAACGGTGTTTACTATTTTGGCGACTTCAATGAGGATGCGGTTACAAATGGAACCACAAAGCAAACCGTTCGGTTGAGCCAGCTGCTGAGCGATAATGGTGCTTACCAGCTAATGCCCGAGTTGGGAACAAAACCGAGGATTTACTACTTGCCTCCAAAGAACAGGCTCTTTCCCTTTGTTAAACCCGACGATAACCACGAGGAAAAACATTCATAG